In a genomic window of Sarcophilus harrisii chromosome 4, mSarHar1.11, whole genome shotgun sequence:
- the LOC105750580 gene encoding C-C motif chemokine 4-like: MKVSVAALSILMIMAFSSLASSAPMGSDPPTSCCFSYVSQQIQRKFVTDYYETSSLCSQPAVVFLTKRGRQVCANPTDDWVQSYVEDLELN, from the exons ATGAAGGTCTCTGTGGCTGCTCTCTCCATCCTCATGATCATGGCCTTCAGCTCTCTGGCATCCTCTGCACCAA tGGGCTCTGACCCTCCCACCTCCTGCTGCTTCTCCTATGTCAGCCAACAGATCCAGAGAAAATTTGTGACAGACTATTATGAGACCAGCAGCCTGTGTTCCCAGCCAGCTGTGGT gTTCCTGACCAAAAGGGGCCGGCAGGTGTGCGCCAATCCCACTGATGACTGGGTGCAGAGCTATGTGGAAGACCTGGAGCTGAACTGA
- the LOC116423445 gene encoding C-C motif chemokine 4-like, with the protein MTSAPLELPLLFLLTLWVCPETPIKRDTEILQRLSACTLLFQLPCPLGIMKVSVAALSILMVMAFSCLISCAPMGSDPPTSSCFFYVSRQIQRKNVIGYYETSTLCSQPAVVFLTKRGWQVCANPTDAWVQSYVEDLELN; encoded by the exons ATGACATCAGCTCCCCTGGAATTGCCACTCCTGTTCCTTCTTACTCTCTGGGTATGCCCAGAAACTCCTATAAAAAGAGATACGGAGATTCTCCAGAGGCTCTCAGCTTGTACTCTGCTCTTTCAGCTCCCTTGTCCTCTTGGGATCATGAAGGTCTCTGTGGCTGCCCTCTCCATCCTCATGGTCATGGCCTTCAGCTGTCTGATATCCTGTGCACCAA tgGGCTCTGACCCTCCCACCTCCAGCTGCTTCTTCTATGTTAGTCGACAAATCCAGAGAAAAAATGTGATAGGCTATTATGAGACCAGCACCCTGTGTTCCCAGCCAGCTGTGGT gTTCCTGACCAAAAGGGGCTGGCAGGTGTGTGCCAATCCCACTGATGCCTGGGTGCAGAGCTATGTGGAAGACCTGGAGCTGAACTGA
- the LOC100925102 gene encoding C-C motif chemokine 4, which yields MKVSVAALSILMVMAFSSLTSSAPISSNPPTSCCFSYVSQQIPRKFVTDYYETSSQCSQPAVVFLTKKGRQACANPRDDWVQTYMDDLEMN from the exons ATGAAGGTCTCTGTGGCTGCCCTCTCCATCCTCATGGTCATGGCTTTCAGCTCTCTGACATCCTCTGCACCAA TAAGCTCAAATCCTCCCACCTCCTGCTGCTTCTCCTATGTCAGCCAACAGATCCCCAGAAAATTTGTGACAGACTATTATGAGACCAGCAGCCAGTGCTCCCAACCAGCTGTGGT GTTCCTGACTAAAAAGGGCCGTCAGGCATGTGCTAACCCTAGAGATGACTGGGTTCAGACTTACATGGATGACTTGGAAATGAACTGA